The proteins below are encoded in one region of Alosa sapidissima isolate fAloSap1 chromosome 24, fAloSap1.pri, whole genome shotgun sequence:
- the tecpr1a gene encoding tectonin beta-propeller repeat-containing protein 1 codes for MPSSLLWAVDVYGRVYSLSTAGQQWEQCRDAHLEFKRVTAVRQCCWGIACDHNIYLNVHASDLPIRYQEETYENQRWNPVDGFSDRLLPSDRWQWSDITGLQHQPLDSFQLPSESWEWEADWYADENIGGEPTDKGGWTYAIDFPATYTKDKKWNSCVRRRRWLRYRRYKARDTWAKIPSEQVGPLPDPFNDISCGGWEVNEEPAGRLSLWAVSLQGKVWFRDGIRHDNPEGSVWEEVILPGEVVQISCGPADLVWAVLWEGQLLVREGIGRDCPKGTSWVVVDSPSPEVGAIHVAVGVNVVWAITKDHKVWFRRGVNSHNPCGSGWIGMVGEMVMINVGLNDQVWGISCEDRAVYFRQGVTSSELSGKTWKAVSVPRDTDRSHSSASTGSMHSAGCFFGGEVRLQSQGSVLSDMDSDTERAPAGGILSDPGAPAAAAAATAAASPAILATSDVDVDVPKPRIPKVTSDSFISELVSDREGQLGRRDGPPTGSSIPEEEVALSSTEAGEAGDAEVKSPPALVLSPSQASGLQGPQWSNVDLEEAQTHLAVGLPPEAADTCSLSSVATYHLGLEELYGPDEHPLWAWVSGGGCDVDSHSQLNWFNSTAMNSSVQSMSLSITPAQSAAWRKQIFEQLSERSKREMENFRHYEQAIEQSVWVKKGSMQWWRDWKPNKWTDVRFALEQFSGVEGNKDGILFIYYTFNDEKKYLHAFVNEVTILVPVLNDSKHTFAIYTAERTKQRWPIRLAAPTELEMHDWLALLSVSCCDSRGIHGPPSKQAIWSITCKGDIFVSEPTPELEASPYPMPCDQMFWRQVGGHLRMIEGNSLGVVWGIGYDHTAWVYTGGYGGGFFQGLASSTDNIHTQTDVKSVYIYENQRWNPVTGYTNKGLPTDRYMWSDASGLHECTKANTKPPSPHWTWVSEWAIDYGVSGGTDKEGWQYAADFPASYYGHKTLKDFVRRRRWARKCKLATTGPWLEVPPIPLSDITILPCDPQSSLEQVPLWAISNKGDVLCRLGVTPQTPAGTSWLHVGTDQPFKSISIGAVHQVWAIARDGSTFYRGSVSAQNLAGDCWYHIPPPAKQKLKQVSVGRTSVYAVDENGNLWYRHGLTPSYPQGSTWEHISNNVRKVSVGPLDQVWIIADKVQGSHSLSCGTMCRRLGVQPMEPKGQSWDYGIGGGWDHITVRANCMEAQRISMPAPHNGLAQQTAPRSPLPTRHQEDEINGDAVG; via the exons ATGCCTAGCTCTCTCCTGTGGGCGGTGGACGTGTACGGTCGCGTGTACAGCCTGTCCACAGCGGGTCAGCAGTGGGAACAGTGCCGCGACGCGCACCTGGAGTTCAAGCGCGTGACAGCCGTGCGTCAGTGCTGCTGGGGTATCGCCTGCGACCACAACATCTACCTGAACGTCCATGCCAGCGACCTGCCCATCCGCTACCAGGAAGAGACCTACGAGAACCAG CGGTGGAACCCTGTGGATGGATTCTCCGATCGTCTGTTGCCAAGCGACCGCTGGCAGTGGAGTGATATCACTGGGCTCCAGCACCAGCCTCTGGATAGTTTCCAGCTGCCCTCGGAAAGCTGGGAATGGGAAGCCGACTGGTACGCGGACGAGAACATTGGTGGAGAGCCCACAGACAAAGGG ggTTGGACGTACGCCATAGATTTCCCAGCCACCTACACCAAAGACAAGAAGTGGAACTCGTGTGTTCGTCGCCGGCGATGGCTTCGCTACAGGAGATACAAAGCCAGGGACACCTGGGCCAAG ATTCCGTCCGAGCAGGTTGGCCCCCTACCTGATCCGTTTAATGACATCAGCTGCGGGGGCTGGGAGGTCAATGAGGAGCCAGCcggccgtctctctctctgggccgtGTCTCTGCAGGGCAAG GTATGGTTTCGGGATGGAATCCGGCACGACAATCCGGAAGGTTCCGTGTGGGAGGAGGTGATCCTTCCAGGAGAGGTGGTTCAGATCAGCTGTGGACCGGCAGACCTGGTGTGGGCCGTGCTGTGGGAGGGACAGCTGCTGGTCAGAGAAGGCATCGGCCGCGACTGCCCCAAAG gGACCTCTTGGGTGGTGGTGGACTCCCCCAGCCCTGAGGTTGGAGCCATTCATGTAGCCGTGGGTGTGAACGTGGTGTGGGCCATCACAAAGGATCACAAA GTGTGGTTCAGGAGGGGCGTAAACTCCCATAATCCCTGTGGCTCAGGCTGGATTGGCATGGTGGGGGAGATGGTGATGATTAACGTGGGCCTCAATGACCAG gtGTGGGGCATCAGTTGTGAGGACCGGGCGGTGTACTTCCGGCAGGGTGTGACGAGCAGCGAGCTGAGTGGAAAGACATGGAAGGCGGTGTCCGTCCCACGCGATACTGACCGCTCCCACTCCAGTGCCAGCACTGGCAGCATGCACAG TGCTGGCTGTTTCTTTGGGGGAGAGGTGCGGCTCCAATCCCAGGGGTCAGTCCTGAGCGACATGGACTCGGACACGGAGCGAGCCCCAGCGGGAGGGATCCTCTCCGACCCAGGAGCGCCCgctgccgctgccgccgccactgctgctgcctctCCCGCCATTTTGGCCACCAGCGACGTGGACGTGGACGTCCCCAAACCCCGCATTCCCAAAGTGACCAGCGACAGCTTCATCTCGGAGCTGGTGTCGGACCGTGAGGGCCAGCTGGGTCGGCGTGACGGGCCCCCCACTGGCTCGTCCATCCCGGAGGAAGAGGTGGCACTGTCCTCCACGGAGGCAGGGGAAGCAGGGGACGCCGAGGTCAAGTCACCCCCCGCCCTGGTGCTCTCCCCCAGCCAGGCGAGTGGCCTGCAGGGCCCCCAGTGGAGCAACGTAGACCTGGAGGAGGCCCAGACGCACCTGGCCGTGGGGCTGCCGCCGGAGGCAGCTGACACCTGCAGCCTGTCGTCCGTGGCCACCTACCACCTGGGCCTGGAGGAGCTGTACGGGCCGGACGAGCACCCGCTCTGGGCCTGGGTCAGCGGGGGAGGCTGCGACGTGGACTCGCACTCCCAGCTCAACTGGTTTAACTCCACAG CTATGAACTCGTCTGTCCAGTCCATGTCCTTGTCCATCACGCCTGCGCAGTCTGCTGCGTGGCGCAAACAGATCTTTGAGCAGCTCAGCGAGAGGTCCAAGCGAGAGATGGAGAACTTCAGGCACTATGAGCAGGCCATCGAACAG tcGGTGTGGGTGAAGAAGGGTTCCATGCAGTGGTGGAGAGACTGGAAGCCTAACAAGTGGACAGACGTGCGTTTCGCTCTGGAACAGTTCTCTGGTGTCGAGGGCAACAAAGATGGCATCCTCTTCATATACTACACCTTCAACGACGAGAAGAAG TATCTCCATGCGTTTGTCAATGAGGTGACCATTCTGGTGCCCGTCCTCAATGACTCCAAGCACACCTTTGCCATCTACACAGCGGAGAGGACCAAGCAGAGGTGGCCCATCCGCCTGGCAGCACCCACGGAGCTGGAGATGCATGACTGG CTGGCCCTCCTCAGTGTGTCCTGTTGCGACTCCCGAGGGATCCACGGTCCACCCTCCAAGCAGGCCATCTGGTCAATCACCTGCAAGGGGGACATCTTCGTCAGCGAACCCACACCAGAACTCGAGGCCTCTCCCTATCCTATGCCCTGTGATCAGAT GTTCTGGCGTCAGGTGGGGGGTCATCTGCGCATGATCGAGGGCAACAGTCTGGGTGTAGTCTGGGGCATCGGCTATGACCACACCGCCTGGGTCTACACTGGCGGCTACGGAGGGGGATTCTTCCAGG GGCTCGCCAGCAGCACAGacaacatccacacacagacagatgtcaAGAGCGTCTACATCTATGAGAACCAGCGATGGAACCCAGTCACCGGATACACTAACAA GGGTCTCCCTACTGACCGGTACATGTGGAGTGACGCGTCAGGCCTACACGAGTGCACCAAGGCCAACAccaagcccccctccccccactggaCCTGG GTGAGTGAGTGGGCTATTGACTACGGTGTCTCAGGAGGGACAGACAAAGAGGGCTGGCAGTATGCGGCGGATTTCCCAGC GTCATACTATGGACACAAAACCTTGAAGGACTTTGTGCGTCGGAGGCGCTGGGCCAG gaagtgtaAACTGGCAACCACTGGGCCCTGGCTGGAAGTCCCGCCCATCCCCCTGAGTGACATCACCATCCTCCCATGTGACCCCCAGAGCTCTCTGGAGCAGGTGCCCCTGTGGGCCATCAGCAACAAGGGGGACGTGCTGTGTCGCCTGGGGGTCACCCCCCAAACCCCAGCT GGCACGTCCTGGCTGCACGTGGGCACGGACCAACCCTTCAAGTCCATCTCCATCGGGGCCGTCCACCAGGTGTGGGCCATCGCCCGTGACGGCTCCACCTTCTACCGGGGATCCGTGTCTGCACAGAACCTCGCAG GTGACTGCTGGTACCACATCCCTCCGCCGGCCAAGCAGAAACTCAAGCAGGTGTCTGTCGGCAGGACGTCAGTTTACGCTGTTGATGAGAATG GGAATCTCTGGTACAGACACGGCTTGACCCCCAGCTACCCTCAAGGCTCCACATGGGAGCACATTTCCAACAACGTGCGCAAAGTCTCCGTGGGACCACTGGACCAG GTGTGGATCATCGCAGATAAAGTGCAGGGCAGCCACAGTCTGAGTTGTGGGACGATGTGCCGGCGGCTGGGCGTGCAGCCCATGGAGCCCAAAGGCCAGTCGTGGGACTACGGCATCGGG GGCGGTTGGGACCACATCACGGTGAGGGCCAACTGCATGGAGGCCCAGCGCATCAGCATGCCGGCCCCACACAACGGCCTGGCCCAGCAGACGGCCCCGCGCAGCCCGCTGCCCACCCGCCACCAGGAGGACGAGATCAACGGCGACGCCGTCGGCTGA